In Psychrobacter ciconiae, the following are encoded in one genomic region:
- a CDS encoding alpha/beta hydrolase, producing MPLIKAPAGVLEVDTLWQNDNPNDAATDTIAVLCHPNPLFEGTMNNKVVTTMYRFARDAGMHVVRFNFRGVGQSTGEHDFAVGEVEDALAVIQWAASQSNARKIWLGGFSFGGYVTARVAEQLLTAPQIWGLEDFSMVQIALIAPSVEKNDTSDLKLPTDKTFEIYGNQDEVIAPASMQNFAEKMNLETSIIDGAGHFFHGKLGELKKLLEQYYSKIQ from the coding sequence ATGCCTTTAATTAAAGCTCCCGCCGGCGTTCTTGAAGTTGACACGCTTTGGCAAAATGACAACCCAAATGACGCCGCAACGGATACCATTGCTGTGCTTTGCCATCCAAACCCTTTATTTGAGGGAACGATGAACAACAAAGTCGTGACCACGATGTACCGTTTTGCTCGCGATGCCGGCATGCATGTGGTGCGCTTTAACTTTCGCGGCGTCGGGCAGTCGACCGGCGAGCATGATTTTGCAGTCGGCGAAGTTGAGGATGCCCTTGCTGTGATTCAGTGGGCGGCATCGCAATCAAACGCCCGCAAAATTTGGCTTGGTGGCTTCTCGTTTGGGGGTTACGTGACCGCCCGCGTTGCCGAGCAGTTATTAACCGCGCCGCAAATCTGGGGTCTTGAGGACTTTAGCATGGTTCAGATAGCACTCATTGCGCCCTCAGTTGAAAAAAACGACACCAGCGATTTAAAACTGCCGACGGATAAAACTTTTGAGATTTATGGCAATCAAGATGAAGTGATCGCACCTGCCTCAATGCAAAACTTTGCTGAAAAAATGAACCTTGAAACCAGTATTATTGATGGGGCAGGGCACTTTTTCCACGGCAAATTGGGTGAGCTTAAAAAATTGCTTGAGCAGTATTATTCAAAAATTCAGTAG
- a CDS encoding adenovirus L4-33K/L4-22K family protein, giving the protein MKKFAPIAAIVASALTLAACQSTPASPVIQRANSTFETTGIGNTKVKAQENALASAQKTCRGQQVIIVDDNVKYNGLLDERTGRVVGQVGTVLGTVLGTGSPNLSRQDDYEYQISFRCQ; this is encoded by the coding sequence ATGAAAAAATTTGCACCTATCGCTGCCATCGTTGCCAGTGCCCTGACGTTAGCGGCTTGCCAAAGCACCCCTGCAAGCCCTGTGATTCAGCGTGCTAACTCGACGTTTGAGACCACCGGCATCGGCAACACCAAAGTTAAAGCTCAAGAAAATGCCCTAGCCAGCGCTCAAAAAACCTGCCGCGGTCAGCAAGTCATCATCGTGGATGACAATGTCAAATATAATGGCTTATTAGATGAGCGTACCGGTCGTGTGGTCGGTCAAGTCGGCACAGTGCTTGGTACGGTGCTTGGAACCGGATCGCCTAACCTGTCCCGCCAAGACGATTATGAGTATCAGATCAGCTTTCGTTGTCAATAA
- the xseA gene encoding exodeoxyribonuclease VII large subunit, with product MKKPNLSREHLERLLEDPSRSAALSENDLPKLETELAEKDDPLSDTVLRLSDYLAAVEMVIKETFNHHVWVKAEIRNLSTKGGHYYFELAEKDDSGKVVASCRGNLWRFKAARVLGKFERETGMSLDRDVTVLLKVSATFHPQYGFSLAIEDIDPSYTLGDLARQYAAMVERLAGEGLLNLNQTLPAPFDIEHVLVIAPENAAGLGDFQADADKLSQTRACHFHYHHATFQGNHAPSEIRAAIHQAQQQFAAKFERLPDLLVIIRGGGAVGDLAYLNDYELAALVAEQPVPVWVGIGHERDHVILDEVAHSSFDTPSKVIAAISAHLARLVAQTRYYEQQIQQSATRAITLARSQSERQFSIIQAHANQSLIALKKDCNYAWQSIGQSAKQQLRQSRYLALSAKQSIEKQAFKNIQTAKRNSQFLRDSILLYQPSRVLNQGFARITNEDGAVTISQISALTSGQTVQIQLKDGVATATIDKINANHQ from the coding sequence ATGAAAAAACCCAATTTATCGCGCGAGCATTTAGAGCGCTTGCTTGAAGACCCAAGCAGATCGGCGGCACTTTCCGAAAACGATTTGCCAAAACTTGAGACCGAGCTTGCCGAAAAAGACGATCCGCTGTCCGACACCGTATTGCGATTAAGTGACTATTTAGCCGCGGTTGAAATGGTCATTAAGGAGACCTTTAACCATCACGTTTGGGTTAAGGCAGAAATTCGCAATTTATCAACCAAAGGCGGTCATTATTACTTTGAGCTTGCCGAAAAAGACGACAGCGGCAAGGTGGTTGCCAGTTGCCGCGGTAATCTTTGGCGCTTTAAGGCGGCGCGCGTTTTGGGCAAGTTTGAGCGCGAAACAGGAATGAGCCTTGACCGTGACGTAACGGTGCTTTTAAAGGTGTCAGCCACTTTTCATCCACAATATGGCTTTTCGTTGGCTATTGAGGACATCGACCCAAGCTATACGCTCGGCGATTTGGCGCGGCAATATGCAGCGATGGTTGAGCGCTTGGCGGGTGAAGGTTTGCTCAATTTAAACCAAACCCTGCCTGCGCCCTTTGACATTGAGCATGTGCTAGTTATCGCCCCTGAAAACGCGGCGGGGCTTGGCGACTTTCAGGCGGACGCGGATAAGCTTTCGCAAACCCGCGCTTGTCATTTTCATTATCATCATGCCACCTTTCAGGGCAATCATGCCCCAAGCGAAATCCGCGCGGCAATCCATCAGGCGCAGCAGCAATTTGCCGCCAAGTTTGAGCGCTTGCCGGATTTATTAGTAATTATTCGTGGTGGCGGCGCGGTGGGTGATTTGGCATATCTTAACGATTATGAGCTTGCCGCCTTGGTTGCTGAGCAGCCCGTTCCAGTTTGGGTCGGTATCGGTCATGAGCGCGACCATGTGATTTTAGATGAGGTGGCGCACTCAAGCTTTGATACGCCGTCCAAAGTCATAGCTGCCATTAGCGCGCATTTGGCAAGGCTTGTCGCCCAAACTCGCTATTACGAGCAGCAAATTCAGCAATCAGCAACCCGCGCTATCACCCTTGCCCGCAGCCAGTCCGAACGGCAATTTAGCATCATTCAAGCCCATGCCAATCAATCGCTGATTGCGCTAAAAAAAGACTGCAACTATGCTTGGCAAAGTATTGGGCAATCGGCAAAGCAGCAGCTCAGACAAAGCCGCTACTTGGCACTTAGTGCAAAACAAAGCATCGAAAAACAAGCTTTTAAAAATATCCAAACGGCAAAACGCAACAGCCAATTTTTGCGTGACAGTATTTTACTTTATCAGCCAAGCCGCGTGCTCAATCAAGGTTTTGCCCGAATCACAAATGAGGACGGCGCGGTAACAATTAGCCAAATTAGCGCATTAACATCCGGTCAAACCGTTCAAATTCAGCTCAAAGATGGCGTAGCAACTGCGACAATTGATAAAATCAACGCCAATCATCAATAA
- the xseB gene encoding exodeoxyribonuclease VII small subunit produces MTTATPKRKKSAPKTFQDAYDVLKSNAEMLQSQDEPDIDNLMSTVEESIAAYRVCEARLDAIEQALGSAFAMDDDSEG; encoded by the coding sequence ATGACAACAGCTACCCCAAAACGCAAAAAATCCGCGCCAAAAACCTTTCAAGACGCTTATGATGTTTTAAAATCCAACGCTGAAATGCTGCAATCACAAGATGAGCCGGACATCGACAATTTAATGAGCACGGTTGAGGAGTCTATCGCTGCCTACCGCGTTTGCGAAGCGCGCCTTGACGCCATCGAGCAAGCGCTTGGCAGCGCCTTTGCGATGGACGACGATAGCGAAGGATAA
- the pncB gene encoding nicotinate phosphoribosyltransferase has protein sequence MTAVSISDSTLNPAPIITSLLDNDLYKFTMLQAMLHQFPQTHGVYRFRCRNNEATAYPLADVQDALEYQLDRLCELRFLPDELEYLRSLRFIRSDFVDYLELFQLKRRFIKVSADSKGRLCIDIEGPMIQAMFFEVFVLAIVNELYFSALSTPEVILEGQKRLDAKVELLHDYARQIANQPKSDFMPPFIVADFGTRRRFSKQWQEHVVTTLRRAEPNIVSGTSNVLLAKKLKMTPIGTMAHEFLQAFQALDVRLRDSQKAALEAWVHEYRGDLGIALTDVVGMDAFLRDFDLYFAKLFDGLRHDSGDPYVWGEKAIKHYQKLKIDPKTKALTFSDGLNLQKAWELHQYFKDRIKTSFGIGTNLTNDMGLTQLNIVLKLVECNGQPVAKLSDSPGKTMINNDTYLAYLRQVFEIAAPEAEDVAPSDAQNERLK, from the coding sequence ATGACAGCCGTTTCTATTTCTGACTCTACTTTAAACCCAGCCCCGATCATCACTTCGCTATTAGACAATGACTTGTACAAATTCACCATGCTGCAAGCCATGCTCCATCAATTTCCGCAAACGCACGGTGTTTATCGTTTTCGCTGCCGTAACAATGAGGCGACCGCTTATCCGCTTGCCGACGTTCAAGATGCGCTTGAGTATCAGCTTGATAGGCTTTGCGAGCTGCGGTTTTTGCCCGATGAGCTAGAATATCTACGCAGTTTGCGCTTTATTCGCTCAGATTTTGTGGATTATTTGGAGCTATTTCAATTAAAACGCCGCTTTATTAAGGTCAGCGCGGACAGTAAAGGTCGGCTTTGTATCGACATTGAAGGTCCGATGATTCAGGCAATGTTTTTTGAAGTGTTCGTGCTTGCCATTGTCAATGAGCTGTATTTTTCAGCCCTGTCAACGCCTGAGGTAATTTTAGAGGGTCAAAAGCGCTTGGATGCTAAAGTCGAGCTGCTTCATGATTACGCCCGTCAAATCGCCAATCAGCCCAAATCTGATTTTATGCCGCCGTTTATTGTTGCCGACTTTGGCACGCGCCGCCGTTTTAGTAAACAGTGGCAAGAGCACGTTGTCACCACGCTTCGCCGTGCTGAACCGAACATCGTTAGTGGAACCTCAAACGTGTTGCTCGCCAAAAAGCTAAAAATGACCCCGATTGGCACGATGGCGCATGAGTTTTTACAAGCCTTTCAGGCGCTTGATGTTCGCCTTCGCGACTCACAAAAAGCCGCTCTTGAAGCTTGGGTTCATGAATATCGCGGCGATTTGGGAATTGCCTTAACCGATGTGGTCGGCATGGACGCGTTTTTGCGTGATTTTGATTTGTACTTTGCCAAACTGTTTGACGGGCTGCGTCACGACAGCGGCGACCCGTACGTTTGGGGCGAAAAAGCGATCAAGCATTATCAAAAATTAAAAATCGACCCAAAAACCAAAGCCTTAACCTTTAGCGATGGGCTCAATCTACAAAAAGCTTGGGAATTGCATCAATATTTTAAAGACCGGATTAAAACAAGCTTTGGCATTGGTACAAATTTAACCAATGATATGGGACTGACACAGTTAAATATCGTTTTAAAATTGGTTGAATGTAATGGTCAGCCAGTTGCTAAGCTTTCTGATAGCCCCGGCAAAACCATGATTAACAACGACACCTATTTGGCATATTTACGCCAAGTGTTTGAGATTGCAGCGCCAGAAGCCGAAGACGTTGCACCCTCCGACGCGCAAAATGAGCGGCTCAAATAA
- the msrAB gene encoding bifunctional peptide-methionine (S)-S-oxide reductase MsrA/peptide-methionine (R)-S-oxide reductase MsrB translates to MPRYVQSPTPKKSSRALKNVSAFGITTVLSAGLLLACGQMSNAENSASSKNSQSQNTGVKSSRDMLPSDTLNQLQNLPQITKGLGNTGKSVIDPNKPTLIKFWASWCPLCLGTLAETENWRNDPKFAGLNVVTVASPDHLNEKPAGEFESWYAGVQGDYPKLPVLVDKSGSLINKLGIQVYPSWAILDKNGNLVHLVKGNLTEQQAFALAENASNDFAELKAGNAKPAATTALDNNSNIETIKQKDGIYYNDKGKAINTKIIYLAGGCFWGVEAYMERINGVVDAVSGYANGNPALKNPSYEQVIRGSGHAETVKVVYDADKIDLPTLLEYYFRVIDPTSLNKQGNDRGAQYRTGIYYTDNNDKAVINAALKQLQGKYKQKVVVEDKPLDNFYVAEMYHQDYLAKNPNGYCHIDLSLADDKIEGKSSARSGSKLSPANTVAEALNPKRYANFDKNALKNTLTKAQFDITQNAGTERAFSHEYDNLFAKGLYVDVVSGEPLFLSTDKYDSGCGWPSFTKPIDPKVITEKSDLSFNMVRTEVRSRVADSHLGHVFPDGPKDKGGLRYCINGGALQFIPVDLMPQSGYAPLVKLVK, encoded by the coding sequence ATGCCCCGTTACGTCCAAAGCCCCACTCCAAAAAAATCCTCCCGAGCGCTCAAAAATGTCAGCGCCTTTGGCATTACAACTGTCCTTAGCGCAGGGCTTTTGCTGGCTTGCGGTCAGATGAGCAATGCTGAAAACAGCGCAAGCAGCAAAAACTCGCAATCGCAAAATACCGGCGTTAAATCCTCGCGCGATATGTTGCCCTCGGACACGTTGAATCAATTACAAAATTTGCCGCAAATCACCAAAGGTCTTGGCAATACCGGCAAAAGCGTGATTGACCCAAACAAGCCTACGCTTATCAAGTTTTGGGCAAGTTGGTGCCCACTGTGTTTAGGAACGCTTGCGGAAACCGAAAACTGGCGCAATGACCCTAAGTTTGCCGGCTTAAATGTCGTGACCGTGGCAAGTCCTGACCATCTGAACGAAAAGCCAGCAGGCGAGTTTGAATCATGGTACGCAGGCGTTCAAGGCGATTATCCAAAGCTTCCGGTGCTTGTGGACAAGTCAGGAAGTCTGATCAATAAGCTTGGCATTCAGGTGTATCCAAGTTGGGCAATTTTGGATAAAAATGGCAATTTGGTGCATTTAGTCAAAGGCAACCTAACCGAGCAGCAAGCCTTTGCTTTGGCTGAAAATGCCTCAAATGACTTTGCTGAGCTCAAAGCTGGAAACGCCAAACCTGCCGCGACCACGGCGCTTGATAACAATAGCAATATTGAAACCATCAAGCAAAAAGACGGCATTTATTATAACGACAAAGGCAAAGCCATTAACACCAAAATTATTTATTTGGCGGGCGGCTGCTTTTGGGGCGTTGAGGCGTATATGGAGCGCATTAACGGCGTTGTCGATGCGGTTTCAGGCTATGCCAACGGTAATCCTGCGCTTAAAAACCCAAGCTATGAGCAGGTCATTCGTGGTTCAGGTCACGCCGAAACGGTTAAAGTGGTTTATGACGCGGATAAAATCGATTTGCCAACCTTGCTTGAATACTATTTCCGCGTGATTGACCCAACGAGCCTGAACAAACAAGGCAATGACCGCGGCGCGCAATACCGAACCGGCATTTACTATACCGATAACAACGACAAGGCGGTCATTAATGCCGCGCTCAAGCAGCTTCAAGGTAAATATAAGCAAAAAGTCGTGGTGGAAGACAAGCCGCTTGATAACTTTTACGTTGCTGAGATGTACCATCAAGACTATCTGGCGAAAAATCCCAATGGCTATTGTCATATTGACTTAAGCCTTGCTGATGACAAAATCGAAGGCAAATCAAGCGCTCGCAGCGGCAGTAAGCTTAGCCCTGCCAATACGGTCGCTGAAGCCCTCAACCCAAAACGTTACGCCAACTTTGATAAAAACGCGCTGAAAAACACCTTAACCAAAGCGCAATTTGACATTACCCAAAATGCTGGAACCGAGCGCGCGTTTAGCCATGAGTACGATAATTTGTTTGCCAAAGGTCTGTATGTCGATGTGGTAAGTGGTGAGCCGCTATTTTTATCGACCGACAAATATGACTCAGGCTGCGGCTGGCCAAGCTTTACCAAACCGATTGACCCAAAGGTCATCACCGAAAAAAGCGACTTGAGCTTTAACATGGTCAGAACTGAGGTGCGATCACGCGTTGCCGACTCGCATTTAGGTCACGTATTCCCCGATGGTCCAAAAGATAAAGGCGGCTTGCGTTATTGCATCAATGGCGGGGCGCTGCAATTTATTCCGGTTGATTTGATGCCGCAATCAGGCTACGCGCCACTCGTTAAATTGGTGAAATAA
- a CDS encoding coniferyl aldehyde dehydrogenase — protein sequence MVTDQEQLNQQFTHLQKLSRRQPILDWSTRLKQLENLEALLSDNQQALAEAISADFGHRSESETQFAELFPSFTGISHAKKHGKSWMKCRRVGISKLYLPAHNEIQPQPLGVVGIMVPWNYPLYLTVGPLIDALTAGNRVMIKMSEAAPKFAETFAKAVAHYFSPDMVSVVIGEVDIAEAFSKLPFDHLLYTGSTEVGKKVMAAAAPNLTPVTLELGGKSPVIVTDDADLENAVNRIMMGKTLNAGQTCIAPDYVLIPRPYHKRFIELSREWLAKHYPSIASNKDYSHLINARQFERAQSYLGELDERLIHPLTDAHSDRNSRFMPPVIVTEPPLDSLVMQNEIFAPILPLIHYDQVFDAIEFVNARPRPLALYIFSSDDGDITYIREMTVSGGVCVNEVIVHVAQHELPFGGIGQSGMGAYHGKAGFERLSHMKPIFVQSKLNGLNLLLPPYGELFKKGMALFLK from the coding sequence ATGGTTACTGACCAAGAGCAGCTGAATCAGCAATTTACGCATCTGCAAAAATTAAGCCGCCGTCAGCCGATACTTGACTGGTCAACGCGCCTGAAGCAATTGGAAAATTTGGAGGCGCTGCTAAGCGACAATCAGCAAGCATTGGCTGAAGCGATCAGCGCAGATTTTGGTCATAGAAGCGAGTCGGAAACGCAATTTGCTGAGCTGTTTCCAAGCTTTACGGGCATCAGTCACGCCAAAAAACACGGCAAATCGTGGATGAAATGCCGCCGAGTGGGGATTTCCAAGCTTTATTTACCCGCGCACAATGAGATCCAACCGCAGCCTTTGGGCGTGGTTGGGATTATGGTGCCGTGGAATTATCCGCTGTATTTGACCGTAGGACCTTTGATTGACGCGCTGACTGCTGGCAATCGGGTGATGATAAAAATGAGCGAGGCGGCGCCCAAATTTGCCGAAACCTTTGCTAAGGCGGTCGCCCATTATTTTTCACCCGACATGGTCAGCGTGGTGATTGGGGAGGTTGACATCGCCGAGGCGTTTAGCAAATTGCCGTTTGACCATCTGCTTTATACCGGCTCAACTGAGGTGGGTAAAAAGGTCATGGCAGCTGCCGCGCCCAATTTAACGCCGGTCACGCTTGAGCTTGGTGGCAAATCGCCGGTGATTGTCACCGATGACGCCGACCTTGAAAATGCCGTTAACCGCATCATGATGGGCAAAACGCTCAACGCAGGGCAGACCTGTATTGCACCCGATTACGTGCTGATTCCAAGACCGTATCATAAGCGCTTTATTGAGCTTTCCCGCGAGTGGCTGGCAAAGCATTATCCAAGTATCGCTAGCAATAAAGACTACTCGCACCTCATCAATGCGCGTCAGTTTGAGCGCGCCCAAAGCTACCTTGGTGAGCTTGATGAGCGCCTTATTCACCCGTTAACGGACGCTCATAGTGACCGCAACTCAAGATTCATGCCACCGGTTATCGTCACCGAGCCACCGCTTGACAGTTTGGTGATGCAAAATGAGATTTTTGCGCCGATTTTACCACTGATTCATTACGACCAAGTGTTTGATGCTATTGAATTTGTCAATGCAAGACCACGACCGCTGGCGCTGTACATTTTTAGTAGCGATGATGGCGACATTACGTACATCCGTGAGATGACCGTATCCGGCGGCGTTTGCGTCAATGAAGTCATCGTCCATGTGGCTCAGCACGAGCTCCCCTTTGGTGGCATCGGTCAATCAGGAATGGGTGCGTATCATGGCAAGGCAGGGTTTGAGCGCTTGAGCCACATGAAGCCCATTTTTGTTCAATCCAAACTTAACGGGTTAAATTTATTGCTGCCACCTTATGGCGAACTGTTTAAAAAAGGCATGGCGCTATTTTTAAAATGA